One window of the Lysobacter sp. S4-A87 genome contains the following:
- a CDS encoding HAMP domain-containing sensor histidine kinase — protein MKMRWLRSTSTRLALAVMVSFLAAFVLLGAGVYLAVSTLLLQDARELVRTDASGLAEVYRDSGGAALADELQARIAAPEDPDAVYALFNRGGRAVVATPGLQRPAAGSARWLTFDAADAGDGDGHRRVIAHLQSLPDGSTLLVGLRLHSQDRFLALMLRTALVALLVAATLGALVGWLTSRWVSRRLRSLDATAERVGGGELALRVPLDDSDDAFDRLARRFNGMLDRIEDLLGGVRHATDHIAHDLRTPLTRLRNRLEELRHQSGEPGRDTALDAAVAETDQLLRTFASLLWLARIEAQAPAQDEPVLDLAALVADAVELYMPSAGERGIRLQAHLQPVQVRGDRDQLFQTLVNLLDNALKYAPADSAVEVSLQATAQGALLQVDDRGPGIPEAERERVFDRFQRLESHRGSPGSGLGLSLVRAVAHRHGGRVVLLDRAPGLRVQLLLPVVRGNQAG, from the coding sequence ATGAAGATGCGATGGCTGCGCTCCACCAGCACCCGCCTGGCGCTGGCGGTGATGGTCTCGTTCCTCGCGGCGTTCGTGTTGCTCGGTGCGGGCGTGTACCTCGCGGTGTCGACACTGCTGCTGCAGGACGCCCGCGAGCTGGTGCGCACCGATGCCTCCGGCCTGGCCGAGGTGTATCGCGACAGTGGCGGTGCCGCCCTGGCGGATGAGTTGCAGGCGCGCATCGCCGCACCCGAGGACCCCGACGCGGTCTACGCATTGTTCAACCGTGGCGGCCGTGCGGTCGTGGCCACGCCAGGCCTGCAGCGCCCTGCCGCGGGTAGCGCGCGCTGGCTTACTTTCGATGCGGCCGACGCCGGCGATGGCGATGGCCACCGTCGCGTGATCGCGCACCTGCAATCATTGCCTGACGGCAGCACGCTGCTGGTCGGCCTGCGCCTGCATTCGCAGGACCGTTTCCTGGCGCTGATGCTGCGCACGGCACTGGTGGCGCTCCTGGTTGCGGCAACGCTTGGCGCACTGGTCGGCTGGCTGACCTCGCGCTGGGTCTCGCGGCGACTGCGCAGCCTGGATGCCACTGCCGAGCGCGTCGGCGGTGGCGAACTGGCGCTGCGGGTGCCACTGGACGACAGCGACGATGCCTTCGATCGCCTGGCGCGACGGTTCAACGGCATGCTCGACCGCATCGAGGATCTCCTCGGCGGCGTCCGCCACGCCACCGACCATATCGCCCACGACCTGCGCACGCCGTTGACGCGCCTGCGCAATCGCCTCGAGGAACTGCGCCACCAGTCAGGCGAGCCCGGGCGCGATACGGCCCTCGACGCCGCCGTGGCGGAAACCGACCAGCTGCTGCGGACGTTCGCATCGCTGCTGTGGCTGGCCCGCATCGAGGCGCAGGCGCCGGCGCAGGACGAGCCGGTGCTCGACCTGGCGGCGCTGGTCGCCGATGCCGTCGAGCTGTACATGCCCAGCGCCGGCGAACGCGGCATCCGCCTGCAGGCACACCTGCAGCCGGTGCAGGTGCGCGGCGACCGTGACCAGTTGTTCCAGACGCTGGTGAACCTGCTCGACAACGCGCTCAAGTACGCCCCGGCCGACAGCGCGGTCGAGGTGAGCCTGCAGGCAACGGCGCAGGGCGCACTGCTGCAGGTCGACGATCGCGGCCCGGGCATCCCCGAGGCAGAGCGCGAGCGGGTTTTCGATCGTTTCCAGCGCTTGGAGTCGCACCGCGGCTCGCCCGGCAGCGGCCTTGGGCTGAGCCTGGTGCGCGCGGTCGCCCACCGCCACGGCGGCCGCGTGGTGCTGCTCGACCGTGCGCCGGGGCTGCGCGTGCAGCTGCTGCTGCCGGTGGTGCGCGGCAACCAGGCCGGGTAG
- a CDS encoding integrase arm-type DNA-binding domain-containing protein, whose amino-acid sequence MAKRRTDSFFRNEKAADKPRKVADSNGLYLLIQKNGSRFWRYRYSINGRESVVALGDYSEMSLQAAREARDAARRLVKQGINPAQHRKAARIIASDQAANTFEAVAREWIEQHRKDWTPYYFKQVSTVLEQDVFSKIGGLPIREVKSAHLLAILKEVRDRPAPTIAILIRQWCSAVFLYAIATLRADNDIAAAVKGAVKKPKTRHKTPLSPAEIPLLMERVEAARGTVQVQTALHLLLLTFVRPGELRQAQWSEFDLDRALWAIPEARMKMREAHVVPLSTQAVALLRKLRAVSGSNPLLFPNVRDPHRAMSPTTLNRSLERMGYAKVFSAHGFRTTASTLLNEMGFHPDWIEKQLAHDERNASRRHYNRAKYVQERTKMMQAWADYLDGLRSGDVVIPIHAGRRPA is encoded by the coding sequence ATGGCTAAGAGGCGGACGGATTCCTTCTTTCGGAACGAGAAGGCGGCTGACAAGCCGCGAAAGGTCGCCGACTCCAACGGTCTCTATCTGCTGATTCAGAAGAACGGTTCAAGGTTCTGGCGCTACCGGTACAGCATCAACGGACGCGAGAGCGTCGTCGCTCTTGGCGACTACTCAGAGATGAGTCTTCAGGCGGCAAGAGAGGCACGAGACGCCGCTCGCAGGCTCGTGAAGCAGGGAATCAATCCCGCTCAGCATCGCAAAGCCGCCAGAATCATAGCGTCCGACCAAGCTGCGAATACATTCGAGGCGGTCGCTCGTGAATGGATTGAGCAGCATCGCAAGGACTGGACCCCGTACTACTTCAAGCAAGTGAGTACAGTCCTCGAACAGGACGTCTTCAGCAAGATTGGCGGTTTGCCCATTCGAGAAGTGAAGTCAGCTCACTTGCTGGCAATCCTCAAAGAAGTCAGGGACCGGCCTGCGCCCACCATTGCGATACTGATTCGGCAATGGTGTTCGGCGGTGTTTCTCTACGCGATTGCCACTCTTCGTGCCGACAATGACATCGCTGCTGCCGTCAAGGGCGCCGTCAAGAAGCCGAAGACACGGCACAAGACGCCACTTTCTCCCGCTGAAATTCCGCTCTTGATGGAGCGGGTAGAGGCGGCACGGGGGACCGTTCAGGTCCAAACGGCGCTCCATCTTCTCCTTCTCACCTTTGTACGCCCGGGCGAACTTCGGCAGGCTCAATGGTCTGAGTTCGACTTGGATAGGGCCTTATGGGCAATTCCAGAGGCTCGGATGAAGATGCGCGAAGCGCATGTTGTGCCGCTGTCCACTCAAGCAGTTGCGTTGTTGCGGAAATTGCGAGCGGTCAGTGGGTCCAATCCATTGCTATTTCCCAATGTTCGCGACCCGCATCGAGCGATGTCACCAACGACACTCAACCGAAGTCTTGAGCGGATGGGGTACGCCAAGGTGTTCTCAGCTCACGGCTTCCGAACAACCGCGTCCACCCTGCTCAATGAGATGGGCTTTCACCCGGATTGGATTGAAAAGCAGCTCGCGCATGATGAGCGAAATGCGAGTCGGCGACATTACAACCGTGCGAAGTACGTGCAGGAGAGAACGAAAATGATGCAGGCGTGGGCGGACTACCTAGACGGTCTGCGCAGCGGAGACGTTGTCATTCCCATCCATGCGGGACGTCGGCCCGCATGA
- a CDS encoding DNA-primase RepB domain-containing protein → MDKSPALEVQLDVAKRFLSTLAPEGAITFQTLCTNKDAVATNQQMAWRLNRTKHGSLAEHAATLTRLNQKGACVFVMVNLGDGKGRSAQNVMKVRAIFVDLDGAPIDPVLAAAVPPSITVQSSPGRFHAYWLVKGMPVRDFKPAQQALADKFGGDKAVCDAPRLMRLPGFIHQKRGPAAVSEVLSCHPERIWDWPALADALELPRGMSLPERIPEGERNNRLYKLAVVSNKQGIPKAERLRSLLTLNAERCKPPLSEDEVEGIVERAYKAAPDGKLEVPLSLLTNPQFLELGWGEKLLLLLTYQRVLGRSEAEFALPWNDFKQHFPRERTFGTFRKRVVDAGFLKVTRNATKPKDGAKPKPALYRVA, encoded by the coding sequence ATGGATAAGTCCCCCGCATTGGAAGTGCAGCTTGACGTGGCGAAGAGGTTTCTTTCTACCCTTGCGCCGGAGGGGGCCATTACGTTCCAAACGCTGTGCACTAACAAGGACGCCGTTGCAACGAATCAACAGATGGCGTGGCGATTGAATCGCACAAAGCATGGCTCTCTCGCTGAGCATGCCGCGACTCTGACTCGCTTGAATCAGAAAGGTGCGTGCGTCTTTGTGATGGTGAACCTTGGGGACGGCAAAGGAAGGTCAGCGCAGAACGTAATGAAGGTCCGCGCAATCTTTGTTGACCTCGATGGTGCACCGATTGACCCGGTGCTTGCTGCTGCGGTTCCGCCCAGCATCACCGTGCAGTCCTCTCCGGGCCGATTTCACGCGTACTGGCTGGTGAAAGGAATGCCGGTGCGAGACTTCAAACCCGCCCAGCAGGCACTGGCTGACAAGTTTGGAGGCGACAAGGCCGTATGTGATGCGCCGCGCCTCATGCGTTTGCCCGGCTTCATTCATCAGAAGCGTGGCCCAGCGGCCGTGTCAGAGGTCTTGTCCTGTCATCCCGAGCGGATTTGGGATTGGCCCGCACTCGCGGATGCATTGGAGCTGCCTCGCGGAATGTCACTTCCGGAGCGGATTCCTGAGGGTGAGCGCAACAACAGGTTGTACAAGCTGGCAGTCGTATCCAACAAGCAGGGCATTCCGAAGGCCGAGCGGCTGCGTAGCTTGCTCACCTTAAACGCAGAACGGTGCAAGCCGCCGCTATCTGAAGATGAGGTGGAAGGTATCGTGGAGCGAGCGTACAAGGCTGCGCCTGATGGGAAGCTGGAAGTGCCGCTCAGTCTTCTCACAAACCCCCAGTTTCTGGAACTGGGCTGGGGTGAAAAGCTGTTGCTGTTGCTGACCTACCAACGCGTTCTCGGACGCTCCGAGGCGGAGTTCGCGCTGCCATGGAATGACTTCAAACAACACTTTCCGCGCGAGAGGACCTTTGGGACTTTCAGAAAGAGGGTCGTGGATGCGGGGTTTCTGAAGGTGACGCGAAACGCAACTAAACCGAAAGATGGAGCAAAGCCGAAGCCTGCGTTGTACAGGGTGGCATGA
- a CDS encoding DEAD/DEAH box helicase family protein: MSQINAVEAPIINSPYDEPKHHWHIEEAKQPEKRVGRRAASYFFRVPDRAARGRKGKQQAALFEDASKGNEYLLDLANLIRLRLKEWRERDYSGATKVTRELLDLWHSPDRSQRLFFAQLEAVESVLFLVEGPEDLKQGVAVPMDQPGDDAKAEGYKAFVRYALKMATGSGKTTVMGMLAAWSILNKVSQPQAAAYSDTILIVCPNVTIRDRLRELDPNLDELSLYRTRQLVPLHRMPDLRRGEVFITNWHNLERRELGDVNGVTARVVKRGVPVERVRTIKLGGKLNLSEADVRQQSVTGAFEIVSELRDPKGKLVGFDVRETRYFESDAAFLRRVLGNRKGRSTSILVMNDEAHHAYRRGKQDADDAFAIDEETAEADAREATVWIEGLDRINKALGGKTNGIRLCVDLSATPFYIQGSGNEVGKPFPWVVSDFSLLEAIEAGLVKIPQLPTQDIGGTETPAYFNVWRWVQEMAEGDGNSGKLTPDVLMRYATQPITQLADEWRKTAAEWEAQYAAGHRKSNVPPVFIIVCRDTALAKELHDWLANGNSLYGAAPEQFRSAPGREWTVRVDSKVAEDIAEGGGKNDEARRLRFVLETIGKTAWPGHQVPEEYAALVDKHNHKALEDDDNGLVTIDASVPPGRDVRCIISVAMLSEGWDATTVTHVVGLRPFGSQLLCEQVVGRALRRTSYAVDEATGFFREETAKVFGVPFELIPFKVEGGAQQPPSPPANQIYAVPAKSEYEISFPVVEGYTDPGVTRLVVDWSKVPTLVLDPMEVPDVTLMKGLTTVDGALAAYGPGESSVVTLDQWRSRVRLQQVAFTLAKVVAQQWQQERGDTIPTHRLFPQLLTYAQRFLMSKVECRGNSAPQDVALNPYFLRAAGMLTEALESVDESGRSNERPVITPGPAGERTTRFVEFYTGRQPWPAAKCHLNAIVTDTKTWEQAAATALDAATEVQRWVKNDHLGFVIPYRKDGVRRSYLPDFIVELTSGERLIIEIKGQLGDAEIKGAAAERWCNAVNNEGRFGRWSYHLVRQPPDLLKLIHSLTNQRKTG, encoded by the coding sequence ATGAGCCAAATCAACGCGGTAGAAGCGCCCATCATCAACTCGCCCTACGATGAGCCAAAGCACCACTGGCACATCGAGGAAGCCAAGCAGCCGGAGAAGCGCGTCGGCCGACGCGCAGCGTCCTACTTCTTTCGCGTCCCCGACCGCGCCGCCCGTGGCCGTAAGGGTAAGCAGCAAGCTGCGCTCTTCGAGGATGCATCGAAAGGAAACGAGTACCTACTCGACCTAGCGAATCTGATTCGCCTGCGCCTGAAGGAATGGCGGGAGAGAGACTACTCCGGTGCCACCAAAGTGACTCGTGAGTTGCTGGACTTATGGCACTCCCCGGACCGTTCGCAGCGACTCTTTTTCGCACAGCTTGAAGCGGTCGAGTCGGTGCTATTTCTGGTTGAAGGTCCTGAAGACCTGAAGCAGGGCGTTGCGGTTCCCATGGACCAGCCGGGGGACGACGCAAAGGCCGAAGGATATAAAGCCTTTGTCAGGTACGCGCTCAAGATGGCGACAGGCAGCGGCAAAACCACAGTTATGGGCATGCTCGCTGCGTGGTCCATTCTCAACAAGGTCTCGCAACCTCAGGCAGCCGCATACTCGGACACCATCCTGATTGTCTGCCCCAACGTCACCATTCGTGACCGGCTGCGGGAACTCGACCCCAATCTTGATGAACTCAGCCTCTACCGAACTCGTCAACTGGTACCGCTGCACCGCATGCCTGACCTGCGCCGCGGTGAAGTCTTCATTACCAATTGGCACAACCTTGAGCGTCGCGAACTGGGCGACGTCAACGGCGTTACCGCGAGAGTAGTCAAGCGTGGCGTTCCGGTCGAAAGGGTCCGTACCATCAAGCTGGGTGGGAAGCTCAACCTGTCCGAAGCCGATGTGAGGCAACAGAGTGTCACCGGCGCGTTTGAGATTGTCAGCGAGCTACGGGACCCAAAGGGCAAGCTGGTCGGCTTCGATGTTCGCGAGACTCGCTATTTCGAGAGCGACGCTGCGTTCCTGCGCCGTGTACTTGGCAATCGTAAGGGCCGCAGCACATCCATCCTCGTGATGAATGACGAGGCCCATCATGCCTACCGACGTGGCAAGCAGGACGCTGACGACGCGTTCGCCATCGATGAGGAGACCGCAGAAGCAGACGCCCGAGAGGCCACTGTCTGGATTGAAGGTTTGGACCGCATCAACAAGGCACTAGGCGGAAAGACGAATGGCATCCGCCTTTGCGTTGACCTGTCCGCCACGCCCTTTTATATCCAAGGCAGCGGCAATGAAGTCGGCAAGCCATTCCCATGGGTCGTCTCTGACTTCAGCCTGCTAGAGGCGATTGAGGCTGGACTGGTCAAGATTCCGCAGCTCCCGACGCAAGACATCGGCGGCACCGAGACCCCCGCCTACTTCAACGTTTGGCGCTGGGTGCAGGAGATGGCAGAGGGTGACGGCAATAGCGGAAAGCTGACGCCAGATGTACTGATGCGTTACGCCACCCAACCCATCACCCAGCTCGCGGATGAGTGGCGCAAGACTGCTGCGGAATGGGAAGCGCAGTACGCGGCAGGGCATCGCAAATCCAATGTGCCGCCGGTTTTCATCATTGTTTGCCGAGACACGGCCTTGGCGAAAGAACTGCACGACTGGCTAGCCAATGGCAACAGCCTCTACGGCGCTGCACCGGAGCAGTTTCGCAGTGCACCGGGACGCGAATGGACGGTGCGCGTGGACAGCAAGGTCGCCGAGGACATCGCCGAAGGTGGTGGCAAGAATGACGAAGCTCGACGCCTCAGGTTCGTACTAGAGACTATTGGCAAGACCGCTTGGCCGGGCCATCAGGTACCGGAGGAGTACGCGGCTCTAGTTGACAAGCACAATCACAAGGCACTCGAAGACGACGACAACGGGTTGGTCACTATAGATGCGAGTGTTCCACCCGGCCGCGATGTGCGCTGCATCATTTCCGTCGCGATGCTCTCTGAGGGCTGGGACGCCACGACGGTTACCCATGTAGTGGGACTGCGTCCATTTGGCTCCCAGTTGCTCTGTGAACAGGTCGTTGGACGCGCCTTGCGCCGTACCTCCTATGCCGTGGATGAAGCTACGGGGTTCTTCCGCGAGGAGACCGCCAAGGTCTTCGGCGTGCCCTTTGAGCTGATTCCCTTCAAGGTGGAAGGGGGAGCGCAACAACCGCCCTCCCCCCCTGCCAACCAGATTTATGCGGTCCCTGCGAAGTCGGAATACGAAATCAGCTTCCCGGTCGTGGAGGGCTACACCGACCCCGGAGTGACTCGTCTGGTCGTGGACTGGTCCAAGGTTCCCACGCTCGTGCTGGACCCCATGGAGGTTCCGGATGTCACCCTGATGAAGGGACTGACGACAGTGGATGGTGCGCTAGCAGCGTACGGCCCGGGTGAATCGTCCGTGGTCACCCTCGACCAGTGGCGAAGCCGCGTGAGGCTACAGCAGGTTGCGTTCACCCTAGCGAAGGTCGTGGCGCAGCAGTGGCAGCAGGAGCGCGGCGATACGATTCCGACCCACCGCCTATTCCCTCAACTCTTGACTTACGCCCAGCGGTTCCTAATGAGCAAGGTGGAGTGTCGAGGGAATAGCGCACCTCAAGATGTGGCGTTGAACCCCTACTTCCTTCGAGCTGCTGGAATGCTCACAGAAGCCCTTGAATCGGTCGATGAGAGCGGTCGGAGCAACGAGCGTCCGGTGATAACCCCCGGCCCTGCCGGTGAGCGCACAACGCGATTCGTGGAGTTCTACACGGGTCGCCAGCCTTGGCCCGCCGCGAAGTGCCATCTGAATGCCATCGTCACCGACACGAAGACATGGGAACAGGCTGCGGCCACCGCCTTGGATGCCGCCACGGAAGTCCAACGCTGGGTCAAGAATGACCATCTCGGCTTCGTCATCCCTTACCGGAAGGACGGTGTTCGGCGTAGCTATCTCCCCGACTTCATCGTGGAGCTGACGTCCGGGGAACGACTCATCATCGAAATCAAGGGCCAGCTTGGTGACGCTGAAATCAAAGGTGCCGCTGCGGAGCGTTGGTGCAATGCCGTCAACAACGAAGGTCGGTTTGGCCGTTGGTCCTACCATCTCGTCCGCCAACCTCCGGACCTGTTGAAGCTCATCCACTCTCTGACAAACCAACGGAAGACTGGGTAA
- a CDS encoding DUF262 domain-containing protein: MSYKAKTLFRLIEDINSSLYLPHIQRPFVWEEEQMAKLFDSLMRNYPIQTLLFWRTKDEIKARQFMKVVDWDADLSDHYEPNVSKEGHEKVFVLDGQQRLQTLFAIFAGAIKPEGKERAEAYFDITSGDVVADSGLRYSLTFSTSPVPSPWYRVADLLGKDSQKNAEELSESANDLLDIFDAALPVAQRPTDEEQKARQKLVRRNFAQLVSLLREEKHFWVQELDGVANKYPYRTVLDIFVRVNSGGTKLDASDLMFAAMKEGWDEIEEAIEETTELLNSTNLEFDKSFPLKCLLVVHGRGAEASPEKFSGEDGAKLLQEMKAGWERAEQAFQELRDFLKSDLKVYADKVIRSYNSFIPLFDYLYSNPKPNERSKALMRAYHYKAQMFGWYSQSTDSVINGLHSIVGIACPIGFPMGEVKTFFRSRGNETELRDTHLHTSRLRYILLNLVYVDQMGGSPFDVKFKGNEPHIDHIYPRHALLTKLGLPSSEVNTIGNFRFVGATDNIRKRAELPADYFGRLKTAGTPIEKHLLVDSYSAAPSTMAFDPVTYRTFRDSRAEKIWEICNKTVNPENVTSPEKVAA, translated from the coding sequence ATGAGCTACAAAGCGAAGACGCTGTTCCGCCTCATCGAAGACATCAATTCATCGTTGTACCTGCCGCATATTCAGCGTCCATTCGTCTGGGAAGAGGAGCAGATGGCGAAGCTCTTCGACAGTCTCATGCGGAACTACCCCATTCAAACTCTTCTCTTCTGGCGCACCAAGGACGAAATCAAAGCGCGACAGTTTATGAAGGTTGTGGACTGGGACGCTGACCTCAGCGACCACTACGAGCCAAACGTGAGCAAAGAAGGGCACGAAAAGGTATTCGTCCTAGATGGTCAGCAGCGCCTACAGACGCTGTTTGCGATTTTCGCTGGCGCAATCAAGCCCGAGGGCAAGGAACGGGCTGAAGCTTATTTCGACATCACCAGCGGAGATGTCGTTGCCGACTCAGGATTGCGCTACTCACTTACCTTCTCGACATCACCGGTGCCATCCCCTTGGTACCGAGTCGCCGACCTATTGGGGAAGGACTCACAGAAGAACGCCGAGGAGTTGTCCGAAAGCGCCAACGATTTGCTGGACATCTTCGACGCAGCCTTGCCAGTAGCACAGAGACCAACAGACGAAGAGCAGAAGGCACGCCAAAAACTAGTTCGTCGTAATTTCGCGCAACTTGTCTCCCTGTTGCGCGAGGAGAAGCATTTTTGGGTTCAAGAACTTGACGGCGTTGCCAACAAGTACCCATACCGAACAGTGCTGGACATCTTCGTCCGCGTGAATTCTGGCGGAACCAAGCTGGACGCATCTGACCTCATGTTTGCCGCCATGAAGGAAGGCTGGGACGAGATTGAAGAGGCCATTGAGGAGACGACGGAACTCCTCAACAGCACGAACTTGGAGTTCGACAAATCGTTCCCACTGAAGTGCCTGCTCGTTGTACATGGGCGTGGTGCTGAAGCCTCGCCGGAGAAGTTCAGCGGGGAAGACGGCGCAAAGCTGCTACAAGAAATGAAGGCAGGCTGGGAGCGAGCCGAGCAGGCGTTTCAAGAGCTTCGCGACTTCTTGAAGTCAGACCTCAAGGTGTACGCAGACAAGGTCATTCGCAGTTACAACAGCTTCATACCCCTGTTTGACTACCTGTACTCGAACCCGAAGCCGAACGAACGTAGCAAGGCGCTGATGCGTGCCTATCACTACAAAGCGCAGATGTTTGGGTGGTACTCGCAGAGCACGGACTCCGTTATCAACGGACTCCATTCCATTGTCGGAATCGCCTGCCCCATCGGCTTTCCCATGGGTGAAGTCAAGACGTTCTTCCGTAGCCGGGGGAACGAAACGGAGCTTAGGGACACTCACCTCCACACGAGCAGGCTTCGCTACATCCTTCTCAACCTAGTCTATGTAGACCAGATGGGCGGCTCGCCGTTTGATGTGAAATTCAAAGGCAACGAGCCTCATATCGACCACATCTATCCCCGTCATGCCCTGCTCACGAAGCTCGGTCTTCCCAGCAGTGAAGTGAATACTATTGGTAACTTCCGGTTCGTTGGCGCTACCGACAACATCCGCAAGCGGGCGGAGCTTCCTGCGGACTACTTTGGCCGACTGAAGACCGCAGGAACCCCAATCGAGAAGCACCTCCTCGTAGACTCCTACTCGGCCGCCCCTAGCACCATGGCGTTCGACCCAGTGACTTATCGGACCTTCCGTGATTCGCGTGCGGAAAAGATTTGGGAAATCTGCAACAAGACCGTGAATCCCGAGAATGTGACGAGTCCGGAAAAGGTCGCCGCATGA